One stretch of Vibrio kanaloae DNA includes these proteins:
- a CDS encoding chitinase C-terminal domain-containing protein: protein MHLNQGRVAKKVFTLSTLTASCLMAFNSYAAVDCSTLDTWNSATVYTGGDQVSHDGSAYTANYWNQNNNPSQFEGDYAQWKKVDVCSGDGGGGTPNEVPTASLTSPTASDVIVEGDSVVLSATALDADGSVASVEFFVDGSSVAVVTAAPFEVTWAATSGNHQVSVVAMDNEGATSVASAVSVSVDSAQPGNEAPTVSVALSAASVDVGGVVTLTATAADSDGTVDKVDFYVAGALVGTAATSPYTLDYTTTQAGSLAVYAKATDNQGATADSALASLTVNGAPTVSTCRPDGLYQTQGVDVPYCTIYDEDGREKMGADHPRRVIGYFTSWRAGDDPQAAYLVNDIPWEQLTHINYAFVSIGSDGKVNVGDVNDPENAAVGKEWPGVEVDPALGFKGHFGALATAKKKHGVKTLISIGGWAETGGHFATDGSRVADGGFYTMTTNADGSINHQGIETFATSAVEMLRKYQFDGLDIDYEYPTSMAGAGNPYDKDFMEPRRQYLWASYQVLMKVLREKLDAASAQDGNHYMLTIAAPSSGYLLRGMETFDVTKYLDYVNIMSYDLHGAWNDHVGHNAALFDTGKDSELAQWNVYDTAAYGGIGYLNTDWAYHYFRGSMPAGRINIGVPYYTRGWQGVTGGENGLWGRAALPNQSECSAGTGEGEKNNCGHGAIGIDNMWHDTDPKGNEMGAGSNPMWHAKNLEKGIWGSYADAYKLDPVNDPTDMLTGTYTRNYDSVAVAPWLWNAEKGVFLSTEDKQSIDVKADYVIDKEIGGIMFWELAGDYNCYVLDASGNRTSIDTTEQACNSGNGEFHMGNTMTKAIYDKFKSATPYGNKVATGAIPTEALDIAVSVGGFKVGDQNYPINPKITFTNNTGQSLPGGTEFQFDIPVSAPDNAKDQSGGGLTVIASGHTRADNIGGLDGPMHRVAFTLPAWKDLPAGGVYELDMVYYLPISGPANYAVSVNGVDYAFSFEQPDLPLGDISSGGGNPGDGGTNPGTCDTAGLAVYPDLPQKDWAGNPSHANTGDQVVYNNVVYQANWWTSAEPGSDGSWTKVCS, encoded by the coding sequence ATGCACCTAAACCAAGGAAGAGTGGCCAAGAAGGTTTTTACACTCAGTACTCTCACCGCGTCATGCTTAATGGCATTCAACAGCTATGCGGCTGTTGATTGTTCAACCTTAGACACGTGGAACTCTGCCACCGTATATACCGGTGGTGATCAGGTTTCACATGACGGCAGCGCTTATACAGCAAATTACTGGAATCAGAATAACAACCCAAGCCAGTTTGAAGGCGACTATGCACAATGGAAGAAAGTCGATGTGTGTAGCGGCGACGGAGGTGGCGGTACGCCAAATGAAGTGCCGACGGCTTCGTTAACATCGCCAACGGCATCAGATGTGATTGTTGAAGGCGATAGCGTGGTATTGAGTGCAACAGCATTAGACGCTGACGGCAGTGTTGCTTCAGTAGAATTCTTTGTTGATGGTTCTTCGGTCGCAGTGGTGACTGCGGCACCGTTTGAAGTAACGTGGGCTGCAACGTCTGGTAACCACCAGGTTTCAGTTGTCGCAATGGACAATGAAGGTGCAACAAGTGTTGCAAGCGCGGTTTCAGTTTCTGTTGATTCAGCGCAACCGGGTAACGAAGCACCGACAGTTTCGGTTGCGCTTTCAGCAGCTTCGGTCGATGTTGGTGGTGTGGTAACACTTACCGCAACAGCCGCAGACAGTGATGGCACGGTTGATAAGGTTGATTTCTACGTAGCAGGTGCCCTTGTGGGTACAGCAGCAACAAGTCCATACACGCTAGATTACACAACAACTCAAGCTGGCTCTTTAGCGGTTTACGCGAAAGCAACAGACAACCAAGGCGCGACTGCAGATTCTGCGTTGGCTTCTTTGACTGTGAATGGTGCTCCAACAGTGAGCACATGTCGCCCTGATGGCTTATATCAAACTCAAGGTGTCGATGTTCCTTACTGTACAATTTACGATGAAGATGGCCGTGAGAAAATGGGCGCGGATCACCCACGCCGTGTGATTGGTTACTTCACAAGTTGGCGTGCAGGGGATGACCCACAAGCCGCTTACTTAGTAAATGACATCCCTTGGGAACAGCTCACACACATTAACTACGCTTTTGTGAGCATCGGCTCAGATGGCAAAGTAAACGTCGGTGATGTGAATGATCCTGAAAACGCTGCGGTTGGCAAAGAGTGGCCGGGTGTGGAAGTTGATCCTGCATTAGGCTTCAAAGGTCACTTTGGTGCATTAGCGACAGCGAAGAAAAAACACGGCGTGAAAACGCTAATTTCAATCGGTGGTTGGGCAGAAACCGGTGGTCACTTCGCGACTGACGGAAGCCGAGTGGCTGATGGTGGTTTCTATACCATGACCACCAATGCCGATGGTTCAATTAACCATCAAGGCATCGAAACATTCGCAACTTCAGCGGTTGAAATGCTTCGTAAATACCAGTTCGATGGTCTAGATATCGATTACGAATACCCAACCTCAATGGCGGGCGCAGGTAATCCATACGATAAAGACTTTATGGAACCACGTCGTCAATACCTATGGGCTTCGTACCAAGTGTTGATGAAAGTGTTGCGTGAGAAGCTTGATGCGGCGTCTGCGCAAGATGGCAATCACTACATGTTAACTATCGCGGCTCCTTCTTCTGGTTACCTGCTGCGCGGTATGGAAACATTCGACGTAACCAAATATCTCGATTACGTAAACATCATGTCTTATGACCTTCACGGTGCGTGGAACGATCACGTAGGTCATAACGCTGCATTGTTTGATACAGGTAAAGACTCAGAGTTAGCACAGTGGAACGTTTACGACACTGCGGCTTATGGCGGTATCGGTTATCTGAACACGGATTGGGCTTACCATTACTTCCGCGGTTCAATGCCAGCCGGTCGTATTAATATTGGTGTACCGTATTACACTCGTGGTTGGCAAGGTGTAACAGGTGGTGAGAATGGTCTTTGGGGCCGAGCTGCACTGCCAAACCAATCTGAATGTTCAGCGGGTACGGGGGAAGGCGAGAAAAACAACTGTGGTCATGGTGCAATTGGTATCGACAACATGTGGCATGATACCGACCCGAAAGGCAACGAAATGGGCGCGGGTTCAAACCCAATGTGGCACGCTAAGAACCTAGAGAAAGGTATTTGGGGTTCTTATGCTGACGCCTACAAGCTTGATCCTGTCAACGATCCAACGGATATGCTTACAGGCACGTACACACGTAACTACGACAGCGTGGCGGTTGCTCCTTGGTTGTGGAATGCAGAGAAGGGCGTATTCCTTTCTACGGAAGATAAACAGTCTATCGATGTGAAAGCGGACTACGTTATTGATAAAGAAATCGGCGGCATCATGTTCTGGGAACTCGCAGGGGATTATAACTGTTATGTACTCGATGCGAGCGGCAACCGAACTTCAATTGATACAACTGAGCAAGCGTGTAACAGTGGTAACGGTGAGTTCCACATGGGGAACACCATGACTAAAGCTATCTACGATAAGTTTAAGTCTGCGACGCCATACGGAAACAAGGTGGCGACGGGTGCTATTCCAACGGAAGCGTTAGATATCGCGGTATCGGTTGGTGGTTTCAAAGTTGGTGACCAAAACTACCCAATTAACCCTAAAATCACCTTCACAAACAACACAGGTCAATCACTTCCGGGTGGTACCGAGTTCCAATTTGATATCCCAGTGTCAGCGCCTGATAACGCGAAAGACCAATCGGGCGGTGGTTTAACGGTGATTGCTTCAGGTCATACTCGTGCGGATAACATCGGTGGACTAGACGGACCCATGCACCGCGTAGCGTTTACGCTACCCGCGTGGAAAGATCTTCCTGCTGGTGGTGTGTATGAGCTAGATATGGTGTATTACTTGCCAATTTCAGGTCCTGCGAACTATGCAGTGAGTGTGAATGGTGTCGACTATGCCTTTAGCTTTGAGCAACCAGATTTACCACTAGGTGATATCAGTTCTGGTGGTGGTAACCCTGGCGATGGTGGTACAAACCCTGGTACGTGTGATACTGCAGGTTTAGCGGTTTACCCAGACTTACCTCAGAAAGATTGGGCGGGTAACCCAAGCCATGCAAACACGGGTGACCAAGTCGTTTATAACAACGTAGTATACCAAGCGAACTGGTGGACAAGTGCCGAACCGGGTAGTGATGGTAGTTGGACGAAAGTATGTTCTTAA
- a CDS encoding YgjV family protein, whose protein sequence is MEFNMVEILGYAASIMVAISLTMKDIVRLRVLNFIGCALFTTYGVMIDAWPVVATNGFIACVNIYFLAKMQKEKKTEAMKEAKA, encoded by the coding sequence ATGGAATTCAATATGGTTGAGATTTTAGGTTACGCGGCGTCTATCATGGTCGCAATTTCATTAACAATGAAAGATATCGTTCGTCTGCGTGTTCTTAACTTTATTGGCTGTGCTCTCTTCACAACATACGGTGTTATGATTGACGCATGGCCGGTTGTTGCAACTAATGGCTTTATCGCTTGCGTAAATATCTACTTCCTTGCAAAAATGCAAAAGGAAAAAAAAACGGAAGCGATGAAAGAAGCAAAAGCTTAA
- a CDS encoding DUF4136 domain-containing protein, which yields MNKQSIYTIEDIKKAALVVLIAAGLAACTTQEIPTTHNYGVVTSGDFDFMKHDVVTYSWHPESEQMYLSQKYDKTVVTDLVRDAIKDQLSMKGYQLRQNGAVSDVVVGFGLAEESELKDESIFDAIKLSTGVPFYNDEGKLAEKGSLYIAFFVPNSEIVQWQALAQSGIQNDVEPSESKQRITGFIEMLFRRMPTR from the coding sequence ATGAATAAACAATCCATATATACAATAGAAGACATAAAGAAAGCTGCACTAGTGGTTTTGATAGCGGCTGGACTGGCAGCTTGTACAACACAAGAGATACCAACAACCCACAACTATGGTGTGGTGACCAGCGGTGACTTTGATTTTATGAAACATGATGTCGTCACATACTCATGGCATCCTGAATCAGAGCAGATGTATCTTTCTCAAAAGTACGATAAGACAGTAGTCACTGACTTGGTGCGTGACGCAATTAAAGATCAACTCTCTATGAAAGGTTATCAGCTTAGGCAAAATGGTGCCGTTAGTGATGTCGTCGTCGGTTTTGGGTTGGCCGAAGAATCAGAGCTAAAGGATGAATCGATCTTTGATGCGATTAAGTTATCTACAGGCGTTCCATTTTATAATGATGAAGGAAAGTTAGCCGAGAAAGGGTCGTTGTATATTGCTTTTTTCGTACCTAACTCTGAAATCGTGCAATGGCAAGCATTAGCTCAGTCTGGCATCCAGAATGATGTTGAGCCCAGCGAAAGTAAACAGCGCATAACGGGCTTTATAGAGATGCTATTTAGACGCATGCCTACGCGCTAG
- a CDS encoding D-alanyl-D-alanine carboxypeptidase family protein yields the protein MKLFSKYSLSLLSIFIVSNAAVVSNEAVAAPSIVPSPPSLGSKGYVLIDFNSGDVLVEKNAHTKLNPASLTKLMTSYVAGQEMKRGNISADDQVRISENAWAKNFPDSSKMFIEVNTDVAMMDLYRGLIVQSGNDASVAIAEHVAGSQGAFVDLMNSWAASLKLENTHFSNAHGLDADDLYSTPYDIALLGRAIIRDLPDVYDLYSERSFSYNGITQHNRNGLLRDRSLTVDGMKTGYTSGAGYSLASSATQGEMRLIAVVMGASSVKSRESDNKQLLSYGFRFFDTLHPHQSGEQVAEEKVWFGAQDKLKLGVAKDTFITLSKSDSKKLTASIELDSEIKAPIAEGQTLGVVHYMVDGEDVQTQPLIALEAVEQGSFLKRLMDYVKLFFASLFK from the coding sequence ATGAAACTGTTCTCCAAATACTCTCTCTCTCTATTAAGTATATTCATTGTAAGTAACGCAGCAGTGGTAAGTAATGAAGCTGTAGCAGCACCTTCTATAGTACCAAGCCCACCTAGTCTAGGATCCAAAGGGTATGTACTAATCGATTTTAATTCTGGTGATGTGCTAGTAGAAAAAAACGCACACACTAAATTAAACCCAGCAAGTTTGACTAAGCTGATGACCAGTTATGTGGCTGGGCAAGAAATGAAACGAGGTAACATTTCTGCTGACGACCAGGTGCGAATCAGCGAAAACGCGTGGGCAAAGAACTTTCCTGACTCGTCAAAAATGTTCATCGAAGTAAACACAGACGTAGCAATGATGGATCTCTACCGTGGATTGATTGTGCAATCAGGCAACGATGCGAGTGTTGCGATTGCAGAGCACGTGGCGGGATCACAAGGTGCTTTTGTGGACCTTATGAACTCTTGGGCAGCGTCTCTAAAATTAGAAAATACACATTTTTCGAACGCACATGGCTTAGACGCTGACGATCTATATTCAACCCCTTATGATATTGCGTTATTAGGCCGTGCAATTATTCGTGATTTACCGGATGTGTATGACTTATACAGTGAGCGTTCGTTCAGTTACAACGGTATTACACAACATAACCGAAATGGTTTACTTCGCGATAGAAGTTTGACAGTTGATGGTATGAAAACAGGCTATACATCTGGCGCGGGTTACAGCTTAGCCAGTTCTGCAACACAAGGTGAGATGAGACTGATCGCGGTTGTCATGGGGGCGTCTAGCGTTAAGAGCCGTGAGTCAGATAATAAGCAACTGTTGAGCTATGGTTTCCGATTCTTCGATACACTCCACCCTCACCAAAGTGGTGAACAAGTTGCTGAAGAAAAGGTGTGGTTTGGAGCCCAAGACAAATTGAAGCTCGGTGTTGCAAAAGATACCTTTATCACGCTTTCGAAGTCTGACAGTAAAAAACTGACTGCGTCTATCGAACTTGATTCTGAGATAAAGGCACCGATTGCGGAAGGTCAAACCTTAGGTGTGGTTCATTACATGGTAGATGGTGAAGATGTTCAAACTCAGCCATTGATCGCGCTTGAAGCCGTTGAGCAGGGCAGCTTTTTAAAACGTTTGATGGACTATGTTAAATTGTTCTTCGCGAGCTTGTTTAAATAG
- a CDS encoding YkgJ family cysteine cluster protein → MTIEIKNVTEPEVTCANCQACCCRLEVMIITDTGVPEEHIAYDEWGGETMLRLDDGWCSAVDRETLMCTIYENRPWICREFEMGSFECVEQRIDVMGE, encoded by the coding sequence ATGACCATAGAGATAAAGAACGTAACCGAACCTGAAGTAACTTGTGCCAATTGTCAGGCATGCTGTTGTCGGTTAGAAGTTATGATCATCACAGATACCGGCGTTCCTGAAGAGCATATTGCTTATGACGAATGGGGCGGCGAAACCATGCTGAGATTAGACGACGGCTGGTGTTCGGCTGTTGATAGAGAAACGCTAATGTGTACTATCTACGAAAACCGACCTTGGATCTGTCGTGAGTTTGAAATGGGCTCTTTTGAGTGTGTCGAGCAGCGAATTGATGTGATGGGTGAATAG
- a CDS encoding RluA family pseudouridine synthase, whose amino-acid sequence MPTNLAQYTPLQLANVDLALPNRFTFPYYYTPHPTCKLAMQQLQQSLIDNGVNETSQGKLYAVLLVQNPITQEIGYLSAFSGLQLDPILASQLKSIDFVPPAFDSEQFQSQNSVNLARQSRLADDIEKLQKSHNLDALESDLETLKAESTQAIGAFQLAMAENKAQRTVLREQANQEKTFGNLESAASLLKKLGNQSSQEKRDLKALRIEWKQKITERQLQVDAIESELKNHKQDYQAISAELEAQRLNHYRFINQATESKSLLDLLEGKDALEGSGDCCLPKLLNFAFEYGFKPLALSEFWWGLPPADVIRQHGNLYPVCQSKSFEILDHQLNGIELEDNPLIVNPASSKSFDIVYEDNEIVVVNKPEEFLSVPGKFIEDSVYTRIKARYPNATGPLIIHRLDMSTSGLLILALTAASNKHIQKQFIDRTVEKRYTALLDDEIEGRSGDISLPLRGDITDRPRQLVCHEHGRNAETHWEVVSTKNGKTKVNLYPKTGRTHQLRVHCAHPFGLGVPIRGDDLYGYKRDRLHLHAGYLKLIHPVTGEWIEFEVPSEF is encoded by the coding sequence ATGCCAACAAACCTTGCTCAATACACACCTCTGCAACTAGCAAATGTAGATTTAGCGCTGCCGAATCGTTTTACGTTCCCGTATTACTATACCCCGCACCCTACATGTAAATTAGCCATGCAACAGCTTCAGCAGTCACTCATTGACAATGGTGTAAATGAAACCTCGCAAGGTAAACTCTATGCCGTTCTTCTTGTTCAGAATCCAATAACGCAAGAGATAGGCTATCTTTCTGCGTTTTCAGGCTTACAGCTAGATCCGATACTGGCCTCTCAGTTAAAAAGTATCGACTTCGTTCCACCAGCATTCGACTCAGAACAATTTCAATCTCAAAATAGTGTAAACCTCGCTCGCCAATCACGACTAGCGGATGACATTGAGAAGCTACAAAAATCACACAACCTAGACGCATTAGAATCTGACCTTGAAACGCTGAAAGCAGAGTCAACTCAAGCTATTGGAGCCTTTCAGTTAGCAATGGCCGAGAACAAAGCGCAGCGCACCGTACTAAGAGAGCAAGCCAATCAAGAAAAGACATTCGGGAATCTAGAGTCGGCAGCAAGCCTACTCAAGAAATTAGGTAACCAAAGCAGCCAAGAGAAACGCGACCTTAAAGCCCTTCGTATTGAGTGGAAACAAAAGATCACAGAGCGCCAATTACAGGTAGATGCGATCGAGAGTGAATTGAAAAATCATAAGCAAGATTACCAAGCTATTTCTGCTGAATTAGAAGCTCAACGTTTGAACCACTACCGCTTTATCAACCAAGCAACTGAATCTAAGAGCTTACTTGATCTGTTGGAAGGCAAAGATGCACTTGAAGGTTCTGGTGACTGCTGCCTACCTAAGCTGCTTAACTTTGCCTTTGAATACGGTTTTAAGCCATTAGCGTTGTCTGAATTTTGGTGGGGATTGCCTCCAGCAGATGTCATCCGACAACACGGAAACCTATACCCTGTTTGCCAAAGCAAAAGCTTCGAGATTCTCGACCACCAGCTAAACGGCATTGAGTTAGAAGATAACCCACTTATCGTGAACCCTGCGTCGAGTAAGTCTTTCGATATTGTTTATGAAGACAACGAGATCGTGGTGGTTAACAAACCAGAAGAGTTTCTCTCGGTTCCCGGCAAGTTTATCGAAGACTCGGTTTATACACGCATTAAGGCGCGTTACCCAAATGCGACAGGCCCTTTGATCATCCATAGACTGGACATGTCGACTTCAGGGCTATTGATCTTAGCGCTTACAGCAGCGTCAAACAAACACATCCAAAAACAATTTATCGATAGAACGGTTGAGAAGCGTTACACCGCTCTGCTAGATGATGAAATAGAGGGTAGATCTGGTGATATCAGCCTACCCTTGCGCGGCGACATCACGGACAGACCAAGACAGCTGGTTTGCCATGAACATGGACGAAATGCAGAAACCCATTGGGAAGTTGTCAGCACGAAAAATGGCAAAACCAAGGTTAACTTATACCCTAAGACGGGCCGCACACATCAGTTACGTGTGCACTGTGCTCATCCATTCGGTCTTGGTGTTCCAATCCGCGGTGATGATCTTTATGGTTACAAACGCGATCGCCTACATCTACATGCTGGGTACCTCAAATTAATTCACCCAGTAACGGGAGAGTGGATCGAGTTTGAGGTGCCTTCAGAGTTCTAA
- a CDS encoding glutathione S-transferase family protein, with the protein MITLHHLNKSRSKRIIWLLEELGVDYQIKPYQRDSVTFLAPPELKSVHPLGKSPVIEDDGVVISESGAITEYLIDKFGQGKFAPERGTAEYVEYSQWLHFAESSGILPMLLKIFVMRDGTETNFLSGYADDESQKVLTYVNNALEGKTYLVAETLTGADFMMSFIVEIVGNFGATALYPNIAKYSELLASHPAYQKAEQIELEHSN; encoded by the coding sequence ATGATTACTCTACATCACTTAAATAAATCACGCTCAAAACGTATCATCTGGCTATTGGAAGAGCTTGGTGTTGACTACCAAATTAAACCATACCAAAGAGACAGTGTAACGTTTCTAGCGCCGCCAGAATTAAAGTCGGTTCACCCATTGGGTAAATCTCCGGTTATTGAAGACGATGGCGTTGTGATCAGCGAATCAGGCGCGATTACCGAGTACCTCATCGACAAGTTTGGCCAAGGTAAGTTTGCACCGGAACGTGGCACAGCTGAGTATGTTGAATATTCACAGTGGCTACACTTCGCTGAAAGCTCTGGTATTTTACCGATGCTACTTAAAATCTTTGTCATGAGAGATGGTACTGAGACCAACTTCCTAAGCGGTTACGCAGATGATGAAAGCCAAAAAGTCTTAACCTATGTGAATAATGCATTGGAAGGCAAAACCTACCTAGTTGCGGAAACACTAACGGGAGCTGATTTTATGATGTCGTTCATCGTAGAAATCGTAGGAAACTTTGGTGCAACGGCGCTTTATCCTAACATTGCTAAATACAGCGAGCTGTTAGCTAGCCACCCTGCTTACCAAAAAGCGGAGCAAATAGAGCTAGAGCACTCGAACTGA
- a CDS encoding NADP-dependent oxidoreductase, whose translation MTQQDNRRIVLASRPVGAPTQNDFRLETVAVPTIKDGEMLLRSVYLSLDPYMRGRMSDAKSYADPVAIDEVMVGATVCQVEESNNSDFEVGEWVLAYTGWQDLGVSNGEGLIKLGKEPTHPSYALGIMGMPGFTAYMGLLDIGQPKKGDTLVVAAATGPVGATVGQIGKLKGCRVIGVAGGQEKCQYAKEVLGFDECIDHKTDDFAEQLAKACDNGIDVYFENVGGKVFDAVMPLLNTGARIPVCGLVSQYNATSLPEGPDRMSSLVGTLLVKRIKMQGFIIFDDYAHRYNEFAVQMTEWLSQGKIHYREHLIEGLEEAPQAFIGLLEGQNFGKLVIKTNDAK comes from the coding sequence ATGACTCAACAAGACAATCGCCGCATCGTATTGGCTTCTCGCCCAGTTGGCGCACCGACTCAAAACGACTTCCGTTTAGAAACAGTAGCCGTACCAACAATTAAAGATGGCGAAATGTTACTTCGCTCAGTGTACCTTTCTCTAGACCCATACATGCGTGGTCGAATGAGCGACGCTAAATCGTACGCTGACCCAGTTGCAATTGACGAAGTGATGGTCGGCGCAACCGTATGTCAGGTTGAAGAATCAAACAACAGCGATTTTGAAGTCGGCGAATGGGTATTGGCTTATACAGGTTGGCAAGATCTTGGTGTTTCTAACGGTGAAGGCCTAATCAAACTAGGTAAAGAACCAACGCACCCTTCTTACGCACTTGGCATCATGGGCATGCCTGGTTTTACGGCTTACATGGGTTTATTAGATATTGGCCAACCGAAAAAAGGCGATACTCTGGTCGTAGCTGCAGCAACAGGCCCAGTAGGTGCAACCGTTGGACAAATCGGTAAACTAAAAGGCTGTCGTGTTATCGGTGTTGCTGGCGGTCAAGAGAAGTGCCAGTACGCTAAAGAGGTACTTGGCTTTGATGAATGTATCGATCACAAAACCGACGACTTCGCAGAGCAGTTGGCTAAAGCATGTGACAACGGCATCGACGTCTATTTTGAAAACGTTGGCGGCAAGGTTTTCGACGCAGTAATGCCATTGCTTAACACCGGTGCTCGTATTCCTGTTTGTGGCCTAGTGTCTCAATACAACGCGACATCGCTTCCTGAAGGTCCAGATCGCATGTCCAGTCTTGTTGGTACCTTGCTAGTCAAGCGTATTAAGATGCAAGGCTTCATAATCTTTGATGACTACGCGCACCGTTACAACGAGTTCGCAGTGCAAATGACTGAATGGTTGTCTCAAGGAAAAATACATTACCGCGAGCATCTAATTGAAGGGCTAGAAGAAGCGCCGCAAGCATTTATTGGCCTATTAGAAGGTCAAAACTTCGGTAAACTTGTTATTAAAACTAACGACGCTAAGTAA
- a CDS encoding TetR/AcrR family transcriptional regulator, whose protein sequence is MKEKTNDTRLHILNVGYQLMVNNGFNNVGLSQLLKEADVPKGSFYHYFKSKEQFGEALIQHYFEDYITKIESILVHSEDSHFQRIMSYFSLWTKTENGTCNAHKCLVVKLSAEVSDLSDPMRQALLKGAEKVTNTIKQCIIGGIADGSIKLENSQEAAQNLYSMWLGASLLSKLSQSSHSLQSALSLTERILKGES, encoded by the coding sequence ATGAAAGAAAAAACGAATGACACCCGCTTACATATTTTGAATGTTGGTTATCAACTAATGGTAAACAACGGCTTTAATAACGTAGGCCTATCGCAATTGCTTAAAGAAGCGGACGTGCCTAAAGGTTCGTTTTACCACTACTTTAAATCTAAAGAACAATTTGGTGAGGCGTTAATTCAACACTATTTTGAAGACTACATCACCAAGATTGAATCAATCTTAGTACACAGTGAAGATAGTCATTTTCAGCGAATCATGAGTTACTTTTCACTATGGACTAAGACCGAAAACGGTACATGTAATGCTCACAAGTGCTTAGTGGTTAAACTAAGCGCAGAAGTCTCTGATCTTTCTGATCCTATGCGCCAAGCGCTACTAAAAGGTGCTGAAAAAGTAACAAATACAATCAAGCAATGCATTATTGGTGGTATTGCAGATGGCTCTATAAAGCTTGAAAACAGCCAAGAAGCGGCTCAAAACTTATATTCTATGTGGTTAGGTGCTAGCTTGTTAAGTAAATTAAGCCAAAGCTCCCATAGCTTACAGTCAGCTTTGAGCCTTACCGAACGAATTTTAAAAGGTGAAAGCTAG
- a CDS encoding FKBP-type peptidyl-prolyl cis-trans isomerase produces the protein MSKFIIPVIVFVLAGFMIYRTWMNHKSGEENFEQGQQFLLENGTKEDVITTESGLQYLVLEEGTGTEHPTKNSKVTVHYHGTLIDGTVFDSSVERGEPISFALKQVIKGWQEGLTYMVEGQKVRLFIPSPLAYGKGGSGPIPPSSTLIFDVELISIK, from the coding sequence ATGTCTAAATTTATCATCCCGGTCATCGTCTTTGTTTTGGCCGGTTTCATGATTTACCGTACCTGGATGAATCATAAATCTGGCGAGGAGAACTTCGAACAAGGCCAACAATTCCTACTGGAAAACGGCACTAAAGAAGACGTGATTACGACTGAAAGCGGCCTTCAATACCTTGTGCTTGAGGAAGGTACAGGGACTGAACACCCAACTAAGAACAGTAAAGTAACGGTTCACTACCACGGCACTTTGATTGACGGCACTGTTTTCGATAGCTCGGTTGAGCGCGGCGAGCCGATTTCATTTGCTCTTAAGCAAGTCATTAAAGGCTGGCAAGAAGGATTGACTTACATGGTTGAAGGCCAAAAAGTTCGTCTATTTATCCCAAGTCCATTAGCTTACGGTAAAGGCGGTTCAGGCCCTATCCCACCGTCATCAACTTTGATTTTTGATGTTGAATTAATCTCCATCAAATAA
- a CDS encoding thioredoxin domain-containing protein — translation MFKPFAKFITALAAVLIIAGCSETDEPQKGVQYEALPTALTELNLSPVTEIFSLNCGHCRKMESAIPEIESLTDQKIGKVHVTFNESAQISAMIFYTAVMQLDATPDHSFMDDLFGAVQMGADATPEQRQQALETAFTSRGLVSPYQLNKEQQVALFDYVKKAEEISVKGQINSVPTFIINGKYQVLTAGHQDVASIAKTINYLLTQP, via the coding sequence ATGTTTAAACCATTTGCTAAATTCATTACAGCACTCGCAGCCGTACTTATTATCGCGGGTTGTAGTGAAACAGACGAGCCACAGAAAGGTGTTCAATACGAAGCGCTTCCTACTGCTCTAACAGAATTGAACCTATCTCCGGTCACTGAGATTTTCTCTCTTAACTGTGGTCATTGTCGTAAAATGGAAAGTGCTATTCCTGAGATTGAGTCCCTGACAGACCAAAAAATTGGAAAAGTGCATGTCACATTTAATGAAAGTGCTCAAATTAGCGCCATGATCTTTTACACCGCAGTAATGCAGCTTGATGCGACACCTGATCACTCCTTCATGGACGACCTATTCGGTGCGGTTCAAATGGGTGCCGATGCAACACCGGAGCAGCGCCAACAAGCTCTAGAAACAGCTTTTACTTCTCGCGGTTTGGTTAGCCCATACCAGTTAAACAAAGAACAGCAAGTTGCGCTTTTTGACTACGTTAAGAAAGCCGAAGAGATCTCTGTAAAAGGTCAGATCAACTCAGTACCGACATTTATCATCAACGGTAAATACCAAGTACTCACGGCCGGCCACCAAGACGTTGCCAGCATCGCGAAAACGATCAACTACCTTTTGACTCAACCATAA